Within Kineothrix sp. MB12-C1, the genomic segment TAGTGCTTCCAATCCATCCGTTCCTTCTCCTTCCAGCAACTGAGCGCAATTCACATGATTAAACAGAATTCCATTCTTCTTGCTGATGTTATTAAATAAGCGGATGCTTCCACCATACAAATCACAGTCCGTAATGATATGGTCTCCCGGCTGAAATATTTCCATCAAAGCGGTAATTGCTGCCATCCCGCTGGAAAAAGCGAGGGCATCAATTCCTTTCTCCAAAGAAGCTACCACTCTCTCCAACTGTTCCCTCGTAGGATTCTGCAAACGACTGTAATCATACCCGGTACTTTCTCCTACTGCCGGATGTGCGAAAGTAGCCGTCTGATAAATCGGAAAGCTAACCGCCCCCGATCCGTCTGTATCCACCCGTCTCCCATCTCCATATAAACATTTTGTCGATATTCCATATTCCATATTTTTCTCCGATTTCTTTCCAAATCATACTTTTTATCTTTTATGTAACTGTTCAGTACCCTCACAGTCACAAAAGCAATCTTTGCAAGATGGCTTTGTAAAAATCCATTAAAATCACCTTCGGTGATGGGATTTTTACTTGTTATTCGACGTTATCTTACGGTCAGCGCAGTAAATGCGCAGACCTACTGAATAGTTACTCTTTTATTATCTATCTTTTATTACCTATCTTCTTTGTTTCATATTCCGTTCTTTATTTCCTATTCTCTGAAACTCTTCAACGCTTCCAGTGTCTCTTCTATCAACCTATCCAGATCCCAGCCAAGCCTATCCGCACCTGACTGAATGACTTCTCTGGAACAAGCTGCCGCAAAGCCTTTACTTTTGAACTTCTTTTTCACTGACTTCACTTCCAGATCCTGCACACTCTTGGAAGGACGCATCAATACGACTGCACCGATCAGTCCAGTCAGCTCGTCCACAGCATATAGTATCTTTTCCATCTCATGCTCCGGCTCAATATCCACTGTGATTCCATATCCATGGCTTGCCACTGCGTGTATCAACCGCTCCTCGATTCCTGCACCTCTCATAATCTCCTGTACCTTAATGCAATGCTCCTGAGGATAGAGTTCGAAATCCAAATCATGCAAAAGGCCTACATTTCCCCAGAACTCTTCCTCTTGTGCATAACCGAACTTGCGGGCAAAATATTTCATAACGCCTTCCACAACTTGCGCATGTTCCAAATGAAATTGATCCTTATTATATTTTGTTAATAAATTCCACGCTTCTTCTCTTGTCATCGTTCTCCTCACTTTACTGCAATAGTTGAAGGTAACTGTTCAGTATCCTCACAGTTACAATTAAAGTACCTTTTTCTCGTATTTTTTCAATTCTTCTATATATTTGACAGCCAGAATACTTAACGGCATCTTCCTCTTCTTGATATACCCGATTCTCATCCTCTCATCCGTATTCAAAGGAATTGCCCTATATTCATTCTGATATAATTCTTCACAAATAATGCCGGAACACAAAGTATATCCATTCAGCCCGATCATAAGGTTTAACATTGTCGCTCTGTCGTTGGCTTTAATAATCTGTTTGTATTCGTAAGTGCTGAACACTTCCTCTGCCAGATAAAACGAATTATTGTTGCCTTGTTCAAAGGATAGGCAGGGATAATCTTTCAAATCCTCAAAATTAATACATTCTTTCTGTGCGAGGGGATTGCCCTGCCACAAGAAGACATAGATTCCGCACTGGAACAAGTCAATAAATTCTAATTCCTGATCATGAAATATTTTTGTCAGCGCCTTAGAATTAAAATCATTTATATATAAAATACCCAGCTCGCTCTTTTGATTTCTTACATTCTCAATCACTTCATAGGTCTGAGTTTCGCGCACAGCGAATTCATAATCATCCATACCGAACTCTTTAGCCATCTCGACAAAGGCCTGAACAGCGAAGGTATAATGCTGCATGGATACGCTGAACTTCTTTTTAAACTTTTTCCTATGAATGAACCGTTCTTCCATTTGCCTGTATTGCTCTATCATCTGTCTTGCGTAGCCGAGGAATTCTTCTCCTTCCGGCGTAATAACGATTCCCCGGTTCGAACGCAAGAATATTTGTAAACCAATTTCTTCTTCCAAATCACGTATGGTACTGGATAAACTCGGCTGTGTAATGAACAGTTCGGCTGCCGCCTTGTTCATGGACTTTTGATTTGCAATACATATCGCATACCGAAGCTGCTGTAATGTCATAATTTCTTACCCCCCATTATCTCACCCACAAGCTATAACAATTTCCCCAATTCCACGCTTCTGTCTATCCCTCTATAAGGTCTCGGCACTCTTCTTACGGTTTATTGTACTGCTTGAAAAGCTTCTTCCAGATCCTCAATAATATCCTCAGCATGTTCTGTGCCGATAGAAAGCCGGATCGTATTCGGTGCAATGCCGGATGCCGCAAGCTCCTTCTCATTCATCTGTGAATGGGTAGTGGATGCCGGATGAATTACTAAGGATTTTACATCAGCTACATTGGCAAGTAAAGAGAAAAGTTCCAGTTGATCGATGAAATCTTTTGCTTTCTGTGCGTCTCCTTTGATTTCAAAAGTGAAGATGGAACCGCCTCCGTTCGGGAAATATTTCGCATACAACTCCTTCTGCTCTTCATCCTCCGATACTGAAGGATGGTGTACCTTTTCCACCTGAGGATGATTATGCAAATAATCAACTACCTTCAATGCATTTTCCACATGGCGCTCCACACGAAGGGAAAGAGTTTCCAGCCCTTGCAAAAAGAAAAATGCGTGGAAAGGAGACAATGCGGCTCCTGTGTCGCGAAGCAAAATTGCGCGAATCTTCGTCACATAGGCAGCAGCTCCTACCGCTTCCGTAAAGCTGATACCATGATAGCTCGGGTTAGGCTTTGTCAGAATATCGAATTTCCCAGATGCCGCCCAATCGAAATTACCGCCATCCACAATAACACCACCGATAGAAGTACCATGACCTCCGATGAACTTCGTGGCAGAATGCACTACAATATCAGCGCCGAATGCAAGAGGTTTCAGCAGATAAGGGGTAGCAAATGTATTATCTACAATCAGGGGAATCTTGTGAGAATGTGCAATCTTTGCGATTTTCTCAATGTCTACTACATCGGAATTCGGATTGCCCAAGGTCTCTATAAAAATAAGTTTTGTATTGTCCTGAATAGCATTTTCCAGCTCCTCATAATTGAATGGGTCTGCGAAGGTGGTCGTTATTCCGTATTGGGGTAACGTATGCGCTAATAAATTATAAGTACCGCCGTAAATATTTTTCGCTGATACCACATGATCCCCGTTTTGCGCAATGTTCTCAATCGCATAGGTAACGGCTGCTGCCCCGGAAGCTACTGCCAAAGCGGCTACTCCACCTTCGAGTGCTGCAATTCTGCGTTCGAACACATCTTGCGTAGGATTGGTTAATCTGCCGTAAATATTCCCAGCATCCGTTAACGCAAATCTCGCAGCCGCATGTTCACTGTTATGAAATACATAGGAAGATGTCTGATAAATCGGAACCGCTCTCGCATCGGTTACCGCATCCGGCTGCTCCTGCCCTACATGAAGCTGTAATGTTTCGAATTTAAGGTTTCTTTCTTTTCTCGTTTTTTTAGCCATTTTCTTATCCTCCTATTATGTCTCATAAGAACTTTCTTAACTGTTTATTACCCTCACAGTTACAAAAGCAAAAATTGCTTTGGGAAAATCCATTAGAAAAATGTTATTTTTTATCCGGTTTCTTTAATTGTCATTATACTTATTCCGTAGTATAAGTGTTAATATATATAAACATCATTTGGTTATAGGTTTTACCTATAACTATATTATTATATATCGATTAAATCAGCAAGGTCTTTCCTGTGGTTAAAACTTTTCTGTGATATAAAAAAGAATCCCGCAAGCGGGACCCTTTTTGCCTGATAGATATATTTACATTTTGTATACCACCGTCTCAAAAGGTCTGAGAATTCTTGTTCCTGTTTCTGTTTGTCCGGTGTATAAATCAGTCATATCCTTTTGGACTACAATCTCACATTCCTCGTTTTCATAGTTCAAAACGAATAAATATTTCTCTCCTGCCCTTTCTCTGACAGCCAGTTCGCATTGCTCCGGCAATGAAATAATATCACCGTACGGATTTGCTATCCCTAACTTCTCCAAAAATACCTTTGCCGTCTCCTTGGAAAAACAGCTGCCAAAATAATAGGTTTTCCCTTTACCGCAAATATGTTCGATCAATCCCGGACTGCCTTTATAATAATTAGACTGGTATGTAC encodes:
- a CDS encoding hydrolase, which codes for MTREEAWNLLTKYNKDQFHLEHAQVVEGVMKYFARKFGYAQEEEFWGNVGLLHDLDFELYPQEHCIKVQEIMRGAGIEERLIHAVASHGYGITVDIEPEHEMEKILYAVDELTGLIGAVVLMRPSKSVQDLEVKSVKKKFKSKGFAAACSREVIQSGADRLGWDLDRLIEETLEALKSFRE
- a CDS encoding LysR family transcriptional regulator, producing MTLQQLRYAICIANQKSMNKAAAELFITQPSLSSTIRDLEEEIGLQIFLRSNRGIVITPEGEEFLGYARQMIEQYRQMEERFIHRKKFKKKFSVSMQHYTFAVQAFVEMAKEFGMDDYEFAVRETQTYEVIENVRNQKSELGILYINDFNSKALTKIFHDQELEFIDLFQCGIYVFLWQGNPLAQKECINFEDLKDYPCLSFEQGNNNSFYLAEEVFSTYEYKQIIKANDRATMLNLMIGLNGYTLCSGIICEELYQNEYRAIPLNTDERMRIGYIKKRKMPLSILAVKYIEELKKYEKKVL
- a CDS encoding O-acetylhomoserine aminocarboxypropyltransferase/cysteine synthase family protein; translation: MAKKTRKERNLKFETLQLHVGQEQPDAVTDARAVPIYQTSSYVFHNSEHAAARFALTDAGNIYGRLTNPTQDVFERRIAALEGGVAALAVASGAAAVTYAIENIAQNGDHVVSAKNIYGGTYNLLAHTLPQYGITTTFADPFNYEELENAIQDNTKLIFIETLGNPNSDVVDIEKIAKIAHSHKIPLIVDNTFATPYLLKPLAFGADIVVHSATKFIGGHGTSIGGVIVDGGNFDWAASGKFDILTKPNPSYHGISFTEAVGAAAYVTKIRAILLRDTGAALSPFHAFFFLQGLETLSLRVERHVENALKVVDYLHNHPQVEKVHHPSVSEDEEQKELYAKYFPNGGGSIFTFEIKGDAQKAKDFIDQLELFSLLANVADVKSLVIHPASTTHSQMNEKELAASGIAPNTIRLSIGTEHAEDIIEDLEEAFQAVQ